A single genomic interval of Flavihumibacter rivuli harbors:
- a CDS encoding TerC family protein: MEQLLTVDAMISLITLAVLEIVLGIDNVIFVSILMGRLDKKDQLKARRIWMIGGITVRILLLMAIGWLVKNGNKELFGFDWGSSHYAFNLRNIIMFVGGLFLLYKTVKEIHHKLEGDEEALEAKSKGESFAAIIGQILLIDMVFSFDSIITAVGLAKIVAVMIIAVIIAMIVMFFFADKISAFIHKHPTLKMLALSFLLMVGFSLFFEGLEPLHGSHIDKGYIYFAMAFSFGVELLNMWMRKKDQKKKPVELREPVLRQSQYRDTMPTPYDDQAK, from the coding sequence ATGGAACAACTGCTCACTGTAGACGCAATGATCAGCCTTATTACACTGGCTGTATTGGAAATTGTATTGGGCATCGATAACGTGATCTTCGTTTCCATCCTGATGGGACGCCTCGACAAAAAAGATCAGCTCAAAGCCCGACGGATCTGGATGATCGGGGGTATTACCGTAAGGATATTGTTATTGATGGCCATTGGCTGGCTGGTTAAGAACGGCAACAAGGAACTATTTGGTTTCGACTGGGGAAGTTCCCACTACGCCTTCAACCTCAGGAACATCATCATGTTCGTGGGTGGTCTCTTCCTTTTGTATAAAACGGTAAAGGAGATCCACCACAAACTGGAAGGTGATGAAGAAGCCCTTGAAGCCAAAAGCAAAGGGGAATCATTTGCTGCTATCATCGGCCAGATCCTGTTGATCGATATGGTATTCTCTTTCGATAGTATCATTACGGCTGTTGGCCTGGCAAAGATCGTTGCAGTGATGATCATCGCCGTGATCATCGCCATGATCGTGATGTTCTTCTTCGCAGACAAGATCTCTGCCTTTATCCACAAGCACCCCACCCTGAAAATGCTTGCCCTTTCCTTCCTGCTCATGGTCGGCTTCAGCCTGTTCTTCGAAGGGTTGGAACCCCTGCATGGAAGTCATATCGACAAAGGATATATTTATTTTGCAATGGCCTTCTCCTTTGGAGTAGAACTGCTGAACATGTGGATGCGGAAAAAAGACCAGAAGAAGAAACCTGTCGAATTGCGGGAACCTGTTT